The genomic DNA CCCATGCTCCCATCCTTCCCCGTGCCGCCGGCGCCGCGGCTGCCGCCGCGGCGGTTCCGGAACGGCGCTTCACCTGATTATCGACCGCCCCCCGGGGGGCCGGCAATCGCCCGGGCGGTCCATGCGCCGCGAAGGGCAATCCCTTTCCCGCCCGGCAGGCGATTGCCACTTTGCGCCAGTTGGCCGCCTGCTCTAAGCTCTCGGATAGAGAGGCGAGAAAGGCCTGCGCCGGGGAGAGAAGGGCGCTGCCGTCCGGCGCGTTCCCGGGGCGGCATGGGGGCGAGAGGCGTGAAGGCGACGGGCATCGTGCGCAAGATCGACGAGCTGGGGCGCATCGTGCTGCCGATCGAGCTCCGGCGGACGCTGGACATCCAGCTGCACGACCCGCTGGAGATCTTCCTGCGGGACGACGCCATCGTGCTCCGCAAGTACCAGGTCTCCTGCGTCTTCTGCGGGTCGCACGAGAACCTGACCACCTTCCGCAAGAAGACCGTCTGCGAGAGCTGCCTGAAGGAGCTGGCCGCGCTGGAGAGCGAGCGGGTCGGTGCCTGAGGGGGAGGGGCGGAGGGGCCTGCGGCTGGTCGTCTTCGACTTTGACGACACCCTCGCTCTGACCGCCATCGACTTCCCGGGCGTCAAGCGGCGGGCCGCCGGGCGCCTGGCGGCCGAGGGACTCTGGACGGGCACCGCCGAGGAGGCGGTGGCCACGCCGCTTCCTTTTCTCCTCGCCCGCGCGGAGGGGAGGCCGGAGCTGGCGGCCGAGCTCCAGGCCATGGTGGAGGAGGCCGAGGCGGCGGGCCTGCGCCGCCTGCGCTGGAGGCCCGGGCTGGAGGCGGCGCTGGAGGCGCTGCGCCGGGGGGGCCTGCGCCTGGCCGTCCTGACCAACAACGCCGGCGGTCCCGTCCGCCGCGCCCTGCGCGAGGCGGGGCTGGAGCGCCACTTCGACGCCGTGGCCGGCCGCGACGACGTGCCGGCCATGAAGCCGCGCCCGGAGGGGCTCCTCGCCCTCCTGGGGCGGCTCGGGGTGGAGCCGGCGGAGGCGCTCTTCGTGGGCGACTCGGAGATCGACCGGCAGGCGGCCCGGGCGGCCGGCTGCGCCTTCGTGCGCGTTCGGCCGGCCAGCGGCCGCGGGGGGCCGGGGGTGCCGGACGGGGCGGCGCCCGAGGGGCTGGACCGGCTGGAGGAGCTGGTGGCCATGCTGGAACCGGCGGACGGAGGGGACCGGCGGGGGGAGCGCGCCGCCTCGCCGCGCATCGCCTACCAGGGCGAGCCGGGCGCCAACAGCGAGGCGGCGGCGCTGGCCTGGCGGAGCGGGGCGCGGACGGAGGGGCTGCCGGCCGTGCGCGACGTCTTCGCCGCCGTCGCCGCGGGCGAGGCGGAGTACGGGCTGGTGCCGGTGGAGAACGCCTACGCGGGCACCGTGGGCGAGACGCTGGACGGCTTCCTGGAGTTCGAGCAAGTGGCCGTCGTCGGCGAGGTCTACCAGCCCATCCACCACCATCTGATGGCGCTTCCGGGCGTCCGCCTGGAGGCGGTCCGGCGCGTGGTCAGCCACCCCCAGGCGCTGGCGCAGTGCGCGGAGAGCCTTCGCCGTCGGGGCTGGGAGCCGGTGGCGGCGCGCGACACCGCCGGGGCGGCGCGCGAGCTGCGGGCGCGGGCCGACCGGGCGGGCGCCGGGGGCGGCGCGCCCCCGGGCGAGCTGGCGGAGACGGCCGTCCTGGCCTCGCGCCGGGCGGCCGCCCTCTACCGGCTGGAGATCCTGCTGGAGAACGTCGAGGACCGGCCGGACAACGCCACCCGCTTCTGGGTGATCGCGCCGGCTGCCGGCTCGCCCTCCGGCCGGGGCGCGGCCGGGGAGGCGGCGGGCTCGCCCGGTGCGGGCGCGCGCTGGAAGACGACGCTGGTGATGGCCACCGAGCACGCGCCGGGCGCGCTCTGGCGCGCGCTGGGCGCCTTCGCGCGGCGCGAGGTCAACCTCTCCAAGCTGGAGTCGCGGCCCAACCGGCGCCGCCCCTGGGAGGCGCTCTTCTTCGTCGACGCCGACGGCCACGCGCAGGAGCCGCCGCTGGCCGGCGCGCTGGAGGAG from Bacillota bacterium includes the following:
- a CDS encoding AbrB/MazE/SpoVT family DNA-binding domain-containing protein; protein product: MKATGIVRKIDELGRIVLPIELRRTLDIQLHDPLEIFLRDDAIVLRKYQVSCVFCGSHENLTTFRKKTVCESCLKELAALESERVGA
- a CDS encoding HAD-IA family hydrolase yields the protein MPEGEGRRGLRLVVFDFDDTLALTAIDFPGVKRRAAGRLAAEGLWTGTAEEAVATPLPFLLARAEGRPELAAELQAMVEEAEAAGLRRLRWRPGLEAALEALRRGGLRLAVLTNNAGGPVRRALREAGLERHFDAVAGRDDVPAMKPRPEGLLALLGRLGVEPAEALFVGDSEIDRQAARAAGCAFVRVRPASGRGGPGVPDGAAPEGLDRLEELVAMLEPADGGDRRGERAASPRIAYQGEPGANSEAAALAWRSGARTEGLPAVRDVFAAVAAGEAEYGLVPVENAYAGTVGETLDGFLEFEQVAVVGEVYQPIHHHLMALPGVRLEAVRRVVSHPQALAQCAESLRRRGWEPVAARDTAGAARELRARADRAGAGGGAPPGELAETAVLASRRAAALYRLEILLENVEDRPDNATRFWVIAPAAGSPSGRGAAGEAAGSPGAGARWKTTLVMATEHAPGALWRALGAFARREVNLSKLESRPNRRRPWEALFFVDADGHAQEPPLAGALEELAGLVAWYRLLGTYPAEEPPGPVALP